The Candidatus Liberimonas magnetica genome contains a region encoding:
- a CDS encoding nucleotidyltransferase domain-containing protein, translating to MEKKQYELCIEVLKRFNENGILANVILIGSWCLPFYKEYFKNTDYDLAFRTRDIDFLIPSPSRIRKNVDIAKLLEDMGFIINRSYPSGYMKFEHPDLIIEFLIPEKGKGSDKPFSLPKFSINAQPLRFLNILTENTITVEIEGIPVTLPNPIIFALHKLIISERRQKKEKAEKDKFMAIQILKALIQIGQKDKLKDLYISLPKKWQKMIQKALEEEKETEILAFLTK from the coding sequence GTGGAAAAGAAGCAATATGAACTTTGTATAGAAGTACTAAAGCGTTTTAATGAAAATGGCATACTGGCTAATGTCATTCTTATTGGAAGCTGGTGTTTGCCATTCTATAAAGAATATTTTAAGAATACCGATTACGATCTTGCTTTTAGAACTCGCGATATTGATTTTCTGATACCTTCACCATCACGGATAAGAAAAAATGTAGACATTGCAAAACTCTTGGAAGACATGGGATTCATTATCAATAGGTCTTATCCATCAGGATATATGAAGTTTGAGCACCCGGATTTGATAATTGAGTTTCTCATACCTGAAAAAGGCAAAGGCTCAGATAAACCGTTTTCACTACCCAAATTTAGTATAAATGCACAGCCCTTGAGATTCCTAAATATTTTGACAGAAAACACAATTACTGTAGAAATAGAAGGAATTCCAGTCACTCTGCCAAACCCAATAATATTTGCCCTTCATAAGCTAATTATCTCCGAAAGAAGACAAAAGAAAGAAAAAGCTGAAAAAGACAAGTTTATGGCAATTCAAATATTAAAAGCCTTAATTCAAATAGGCCAAAAAGATAAATTAAAAGATTTATATATTTCTCTTCCAAAAAAATGGCAAAAGATGATACAAAAAGCTTTAGAAGAAGAAAAAGAAACAGAGATATTAGCTTTTTTAACAAAATGA
- a CDS encoding tyrosine-type recombinase/integrase has protein sequence MRDFHIEDDLLPVLRAHKLTSKTGFVIDKTWGDKELNIINRNTDSDKIYKYYNKKFVKVLKSLGIYRKGLGFHTLRHTFASKCVMKGMNILKLSKILGHSSTKTTEIYLHMDPKYMQDSTSYIHFS, from the coding sequence GTGCGTGATTTTCATATTGAAGACGATTTGTTGCCTGTTCTAAGAGCTCATAAATTAACGAGTAAAACAGGTTTTGTTATTGACAAAACCTGGGGAGACAAAGAACTTAATATAATCAATAGAAATACTGATTCTGATAAAATATACAAATATTACAATAAAAAATTTGTTAAGGTATTAAAATCGCTTGGAATTTACAGAAAGGGATTAGGTTTTCATACTCTAAGGCATACGTTTGCCAGTAAATGCGTGATGAAAGGTATGAATATTTTAAAACTTTCAAAGATTCTAGGGCATTCTTCCACAAAAACAACTGAAATATACTTACACATGGATCCAAAATATATGCAAGACTCAACCTCATATATTCATTTTAGTTAG
- the ptsP gene encoding phosphoenolpyruvate--protein phosphotransferase — MKQIHLNKEEEELKIANKHEINIKMIEILAGDTRGTASDAKLIKQYKKELGNAFYVEVIYFLTHIFIKSPGEAKNTFNKIVKHKKHIESKLKRRISIQVAVLDFFRNQKEIMHDSTIIKEAQITSIAKSAVLDLGSKLFDKRILFHDLDIKIKQIRKDGGKLSILFIDLDKLKKINDKFGHIAGDKVVNKVVAVLLKHRKKSDIVYRFGGDEFVVLLPECSKKHAQLIASKLFKAVRKTSFKANNGMIDISVSIGVSFFNRSNVDDAKTLLEVADDALYKAKRSGKEKISIFDRNKKTILETEAQKIKEGIIDFRHRTKSIRYEITGTPISGGIAMGKAFLYKDILTREIEFRELKEEEVELEFKRICSALKEVKKDIIKTRDRVEHVLEKKYADIFDAQSVMLSDSQIIKNLEDEIRREKLNAEQIVKIVFKRLENRFKVSENEIIRDKSDDIADLARRLLLTLTGKDADILARLPKGSILVSERLLPSDTVRLNRDNVNAIITEQGSKNSHAALLARSMNVPYIAKTNKSMEDINNNAYIIADADKGRIIVNPDKKEIREYEESIKKKKQEEIDISKNIKDVALIKKDTGIKVLANASLKRNIKQAIDYNCDGIGLYRIEMIYMGRRIPPNSDELVQILNDSFAGIGKREITVRLLDVGGDKTLPYIDMEGNESLLGLRGIRVLLKNPKLLETQLKAFVTLSKKYNLKLLIPMVSIPKEIVQVKEMLKNCLKKHEDRKIQVGAMIETPASVIKIKEILALVDFVSIGSNDLIQYVMAAGRENVSVAEYFDAGAEIVLENIGKVISEAKKQNKECILCGELAADVNYTKKLLDLGLTNFSVSSVKIPQVKHKIAEILKLKTKIK; from the coding sequence AATACTTTTAACAAAATAGTAAAGCATAAAAAACATATTGAAAGTAAACTGAAAAGAAGGATAAGTATTCAGGTCGCGGTCCTGGATTTTTTCAGGAATCAAAAAGAAATTATGCACGACTCTACAATAATAAAAGAAGCTCAAATAACAAGCATAGCAAAATCTGCGGTTTTAGATCTGGGCAGCAAATTGTTTGACAAGAGGATTCTTTTTCATGATCTGGATATTAAGATCAAGCAGATAAGAAAAGATGGGGGCAAATTATCAATATTATTTATTGATCTGGATAAATTGAAAAAGATAAATGATAAATTTGGGCATATTGCTGGTGATAAAGTAGTTAATAAAGTTGTCGCTGTTTTGCTTAAGCATAGAAAGAAATCAGATATTGTTTACAGGTTTGGCGGGGATGAATTTGTGGTGCTTTTGCCTGAATGTTCGAAAAAACATGCTCAGCTAATTGCCTCGAAATTGTTTAAGGCTGTTCGTAAAACCTCATTTAAAGCAAATAATGGCATGATAGATATCTCTGTAAGCATAGGTGTTTCCTTTTTTAACAGGTCAAATGTTGATGACGCAAAAACACTGTTAGAAGTTGCAGATGATGCTTTATATAAGGCCAAGAGGTCAGGTAAGGAAAAAATCAGTATTTTTGACAGGAATAAAAAGACAATTTTAGAAACCGAAGCCCAGAAAATAAAAGAAGGCATAATTGATTTCAGGCATAGGACAAAAAGTATCAGGTACGAAATAACCGGCACTCCGATCTCCGGCGGCATAGCCATGGGCAAAGCTTTTTTATACAAGGATATATTGACAAGAGAGATAGAGTTTCGCGAATTAAAAGAAGAAGAAGTTGAACTTGAATTCAAAAGGATATGCAGCGCTTTAAAAGAGGTTAAAAAAGATATTATTAAAACAAGAGACCGTGTTGAACATGTTCTTGAAAAAAAATATGCCGATATCTTTGATGCTCAAAGCGTAATGTTGAGCGATTCGCAGATAATAAAAAACCTGGAGGATGAGATCAGGCGCGAAAAACTTAATGCCGAACAAATTGTGAAAATAGTTTTTAAGAGGTTAGAAAACAGGTTTAAAGTTTCGGAAAATGAGATCATAAGGGATAAGTCAGATGATATCGCTGACCTGGCCAGAAGGTTGCTCCTTACACTGACAGGGAAAGATGCTGATATCCTGGCACGGCTTCCCAAAGGCAGTATATTAGTATCAGAACGCCTTCTTCCTTCTGATACAGTACGTCTTAACAGGGACAACGTAAATGCGATAATTACAGAACAGGGAAGCAAGAATTCACACGCTGCATTGTTGGCAAGAAGCATGAATGTGCCTTACATAGCAAAAACAAACAAAAGTATGGAAGATATTAATAACAATGCCTATATAATCGCTGATGCCGATAAGGGCAGAATAATAGTAAATCCTGATAAAAAAGAGATTCGTGAATACGAAGAGTCTATTAAAAAGAAAAAGCAGGAAGAAATAGATATAAGTAAAAATATCAAGGATGTAGCTTTAATAAAAAAAGATACGGGCATTAAAGTTCTTGCTAATGCAAGTTTAAAAAGAAACATAAAACAAGCCATAGACTACAACTGTGACGGTATAGGTTTATATAGGATCGAGATGATATATATGGGCAGAAGGATCCCGCCAAATTCTGATGAATTGGTTCAGATACTGAATGATTCATTCGCCGGTATCGGTAAAAGAGAGATAACCGTAAGGCTGTTGGATGTGGGCGGCGACAAGACATTACCATATATCGATATGGAAGGAAATGAATCTTTACTTGGCTTAAGAGGAATAAGAGTATTGCTGAAAAACCCTAAATTGCTGGAAACTCAGCTGAAAGCTTTTGTAACTTTAAGTAAAAAGTACAATTTAAAACTGCTTATCCCTATGGTAAGTATTCCTAAGGAAATTGTTCAGGTTAAGGAAATGTTAAAAAACTGCCTGAAAAAACATGAAGACAGGAAAATACAAGTCGGGGCTATGATAGAGACGCCAGCTTCTGTTATAAAGATTAAAGAGATACTGGCTCTTGTGGATTTTGTCAGCATAGGCTCGAACGACCTTATTCAATATGTCATGGCTGCAGGAAGGGAAAATGTTTCAGTCGCAGAATATTTCGATGCTGGTGCGGAAATTGTTTTGGAAAATATAGGTAAAGTCATATCTGAAGCCAAAAAACAGAATAAAGAATGTATCCTTTGCGGCGAACTTGCAGCTGATGTAAATTACACAAAGAAATTGCTTGATCTGGGATTAACAAATTTTAGTGTATCATCTGTAAAAATCCCGCAAGTTAAACATAAAATCGCTGAAATCTTAAAATTAAAAACAAAGATAAAATAA